A genomic stretch from Malus domestica chromosome 15, GDT2T_hap1 includes:
- the LOC103400451 gene encoding RNA-binding protein involved in heterochromatin assembly dri1: MSWAGDWMCGACQHTNFKKRDECQRCGYPKYGGPDPSTYGCNRTEVLAGDWYCNCGAHNYASRPNCYRCSSMKTDYGGSMMPSAGGYGSDASAPPGWKPGDWMCSRVGCGVHNYASRMECFKCKTPRDYGL; this comes from the exons ATGAGCTGGGCAGGAGACTGGATGTGCGGAGCATGCCAGCACACGAACTTTAAAAAGCGCGATGAGTGTCAACGTTGCGGGTACCCCAAGTATGGCGGACCTGATCCATCAACATATGGATGCAACCGGACGGAGGTCTTGGCCGGGGACTGGTACTGCAACTGTGGAGCTCACAACTATGCCAGCAGACCCAATTGCTATAGGTGCAGCTCAATGAAAACTGACTATGGTGGTAGCATGATGCCTTCTGCAGGAGGCTATGGTTCCGATGCCAGCGCCCCACCTGGATGGAAACCCGGCGACTGGATGTGCAGTAG AGTTGGATGTGGAGTGCACAATTACGCGAGCCGAATGGAATGCTTCAAATGCAAAACACCAAGAGATTATG GTCTGTAA